A genomic window from Zalophus californianus isolate mZalCal1 chromosome 13, mZalCal1.pri.v2, whole genome shotgun sequence includes:
- the TOR4A gene encoding torsin-4A: MDGDQPSLEPAAAGPSIPGPSVIAPLRAVVRLRRRVCLLRKRRLLPPGTGPASGAGAPRPGCSSGAPHADLDQPQFFTFDGPAELQSRTPRKRRRRSRVVLYPETSRKCRPHAERRSRAQRCLLLLVAIVGFQVLNAIENLDDNAQRYDLDGLEKALQRAVFGQPGAVGRIVALLRDYLATHVHSRPLLLALHGPSGVGKSHVGRLLARHFRAVLEDGALVLQYHARHHCPEPRAAQDCREELAGLVNDVVARAEVEEKTPLVVLDEAELLPLALLDELHSFLQPQRAHHFRNAIYVLLSSAGGSEITRFVLQNASRVLPQRSNGAHGAHGDRDGAAAVQAEEELRAGLRALLVREHPLWQAAAIVPFLLLDKRDVVNCFRDEMAGEGFFPEPARAELLAAQLSYYRVAGREFAVTGCKQVVARVNLL; this comes from the coding sequence ATGGACGGCGACCAGCCCAGTCTGGAGCCCGCCGCCGCGGGCCCCAGCATCCCCGGCCCGAGCGTGATCGCGCCGCTGCGCGCCGTGGTCCGCCTGCGTCGCCGCGTGTGCCTCCTGCGCAAGCGGCGCCTCCTGCCGCCAGGCACCGGGCCGGCCTCCGGGGCTGGAGCGCCCAGACCCGGCTGCAGCTCCGGGGCGCCGCACGCTGACCTGGACCAGCCGCAGTTCTTCACCTTCGACGGCCCGGCGGAGCTGCAGTCCAGGACGCCGCGCAAGAGGCGCCGGCGCAGCCGTGTGGTGCTCTACCCCGAGACCTCGCGCAAGTGCCGGCCTCACGCGGAGCGCCGGAGCCGCGCGCAGCGCTGCCTGTTGCTGCTTGTGGCCATTGTGGGCTTCCAGGTGCTCAACGCCATCGAGAACCTGGACGATAACGCGCAGCGCTACGACCTCGACGGGCTGGAGAAGGCGCTGCAGCGCGCCGTGTTCGGTCAGCCGGGTGCTGTGGGGCGCATCGTGGCGCTGCTGCGGGACTACCTGGCCACGCACGTGCACAGCCGCCCGCTCCTCCTGGCGCTGCACGGGCCCAGCGGCGTGGGCAAGAGCCACGTGGGCCGCCTGCTGGCACGCCACTTCCGCGCTGTCCTCGAGGACGGCGCGCTGGTGCTGCAGTACCACGCGCGGCACCACTGCCCCGAGCCGCGTGCTGCGCAGGACTGCCGTGAGGAGCTGGCCGGGCTCGTGAACGACGTGGTGGCGCGGGCCGAGGTGGAGGAGAAGACCCCGCTCGTGGTGCTGGATGAGGCGGAGCTCCTGCCGCTGGCGCTGCTGGACGAGCTGCATAGCTTCCTGCAGCCGCAGCGTGCCCACCACTTCCGCAACGCCATTTATGTGCTCCTCAGCAGTGCAGGCGGCTCGGAAATTACGCGCTTCGTGCTGCAGAACGCATCCCGCGTGCTGCCCCAGCGCTCCAACGGCGCCCACGGTGCCCACGGTGACCGGGATGGGGCGGCAGCGGTGCAGGCCGAGGAGGAGCTGCGCGCGGGCCTGCGGGCGCTCCTGGTCCGCGAGCACCCGCTGTGGCAGGCGGCGGCCATCGTGCCCTTCCTGCTGCTGGACAAGCGGGATGTGGTCAACTGCTTCCGGGACGAGATGGCCGGGGAGGGCTTCTTCCCAGAGCCGGCCCGCGCTGAGCTCCTGGCGGCGCAGCTCAGTTACTACCGCGTCGCTGGCCGTGAGTTCGCCGTCACTGGCTGCAAGCAGGTGGTGGCCAGGGTGAATCTCTTGTAG